A single genomic interval of Helianthus annuus cultivar XRQ/B chromosome 6, HanXRQr2.0-SUNRISE, whole genome shotgun sequence harbors:
- the LOC110889560 gene encoding ammonium transporter 1 member 2: MASLPTCSAAELTPLLSFTANATAAADYICNRFTATSDKFTTTTYAIDNTYLLFSAYLVFAMQLGFAMLCAGSVRAKNTMNIMLTNVLDAAAGGLSYYIFGFAFAFGGPSNGFIGKHYFGLKSIPSAVYDYSFFLYQWAFAIAAAGITSGSIAERTQFVAYLIYSSFLTGFVYPIVSHWVWSSDGWASASRTSGSLLFGSGAIDFAGSGVVHMVGGIAGLWGALIEGPRIGRFDRSGRSVALRGHSASLVVLGTFLLWFGWYGFNPGSFITISKSYDTSNDYYGQWSAVGRTAITTTLAGCTAALTTLFSKRLLVGHWNVIDVCNGLLGGFAAITSGCAVVEPWAAIICGFVASWVLTGCNKLAEKCKYDDPLEAAQLHGGCGAWGLLFTGLFAKKQYVHQVYATGRPYGLFMGGGGKLLAAQIIQILVIFGWVSATMAPLFYALKKLNLLRVSKEDEMQGMDMTRHGGFAYIYHDEDGSSHPPPGFTMRKIEPVSASPSPNHNTMNIVV, from the exons ATGGCATCCCTCCCCACCTGCTCCGCCGCTGAGCTAACCCCTCTCCTCAGCTTCACCGCCAACGCCACGGCCGCAGCCGACTACATATGCAACCGCTTCACCGCCACCTCGGACAAGTTCACCACCACCACATACGCCATAGACAACACttacctcctcttctcagcctacCTCGTGTTCGCCATGCAGCTCGGGTTCGCCATGCTGTGTGCGGGCTCGGTTCGGGCCAAGAACACCATGAACATCATGCTTACCAATGTTTTGGACGCTGCTGCCGGAGGTCTCTCGTATTATATATTTGGGTTTGCTTTTGCGTTTGGTGGTCCGTCCAATGGCTTTATTGGGAAACATTACTTTGGGCTGAAGTCCATTCCGTCTGCGGTTTATGATTATAGTTTCTTTTTGTACCAGTGGGCATTTGCTATTGCAGCTGCTGGTATTACCAGTGGATCTATTGCTGAGAGAACTCAGTTTGTGGCTTATCTCATTTACTCTTCcttcttgacag GTTTTGTGTATCCTATAGTGTCACATTGGGTGTGGTCTAGTGATGGTTGGGCTAGTGCCTCAAGAACAAGCGGCAGCCTCTTGTTTGGATCAGGAGCCATCGACTTTGCTGGCTCAGGTGTGGTCCATATGGTGGGTGGGATTGCGGGTCTATGGGGTGCGTTAATCGAAGGTCCCAGGATTGGACGGTTCGACCGCTCGGGGAGGTCCGTGGCATTACGAGGCCACAGTGCCTCACTTGTAGTTTTGGGCACATTCCTTCTATGGTTCGGTTGGTATGGGTTTAATCCAGGTTCTTTTATAACAATCTCAAAATCGTACGACACTTCGAATGATTACTATGGTCAATGGAGCGCGGTTGGAAGAACCGCGATAACCACCACACTGGCAGGGTGCACTGCAGCACTAACTACTTTGTTCAGCAAAAGACTGCTAGTGGGCCATTGGAATGTGATTGACGTTTGTAATGGGTTGCTAGGCGGTTTTGCCGCCATTACCTCGGGCTGCGCAGTGGTGGAGCCGTGGGCTGCAATCATCTGCGGCTTCGTTGCATCCTGGGTTTTAACAGGATGCAACAAGCTCGCAGAAAAGTGCAAGTACGACGACCCACTCGAGGCTGCGCAGTTACACGGAGGGTGTGGGGCATGGGGTCTATTATTCACTGGTTTGTTTGCGAAGAAACAATACGTGCACCAGGTGTACGCCACCGGACGGCCATACGGCCTTTTCATGGGCGGTGGTGGAAAGTTACTAGCCGCGCAGATAATCCAAATACTTGTGATATTCGGATGGGTGAGCGCAACAATGGCCCCGCTTTTCTATGCCTTGAAAAAACTCAATTTGTTGCGTGTATCGAAAGAAGATGAAATGCAAGGAATGGATATGACTCGACATGGTGGATTCGCGTATATTTATCATGACGAAGATGGTAGCTCTCACCCGCCACCCGGGTTTACGATGAGAAAGATTGAACCGGTAAGTGCAAGTCCATCACCAAATCACAACACAATGAACATTGTTGTGTAA